Proteins encoded together in one Streptomyces sp. SN-593 window:
- the dnaB gene encoding replicative DNA helicase: MTATEERPAVGGFERVPPQDLDAEQCVLGGMLLSQDAIGDASEIVKGADFYRPAHETIFAAILALYGKGEPADPITVAAELTKRGEIARIGGSPYLHTLVNAVPTAANAGHYAEIVHERAVLRRLVEAGTRITQMGYAAEGDLDEIVNTAQAEVYAVTEQRSAGEPGSKLSVITARVIDQAGTRREDEMTGVPTGFTDLDSLTRGLQPGQFIVVAGRPAMGKSTLAIDFARAAAIDHGRSVAVFSLEMSEDEIGMRVISAQARVGLHHLRSGALTDDDWRRIARTVPDIEEARMHIDDSPGLSLPDIRTRCRRLAARDSLDLVIVDYLQLVTPASTRRNSSRQEDVSDISRSLKLLAKELKAPVIGLSQLNRGPEQRQDRKPQVSDLRESGAIENDADMVILLHREDAYEKDSPRAGEADLIVGKHRNGPTATITVAFQGHYSRFVDMAAT, from the coding sequence GTGACGGCAACCGAGGAACGACCGGCCGTCGGCGGCTTCGAGCGTGTTCCGCCGCAGGACCTGGATGCGGAGCAGTGCGTGCTGGGCGGCATGCTGCTGTCCCAGGACGCGATCGGGGACGCGAGCGAGATCGTGAAGGGCGCGGACTTCTACCGGCCCGCGCACGAGACGATCTTCGCGGCGATCCTGGCCCTGTACGGGAAGGGCGAGCCGGCCGACCCAATCACGGTGGCCGCGGAGCTGACCAAGCGCGGCGAGATCGCCCGCATCGGCGGCTCCCCGTACCTGCACACCCTGGTCAACGCGGTACCGACCGCTGCCAACGCCGGGCACTACGCGGAAATTGTTCACGAGCGCGCGGTGCTGCGGCGGCTGGTTGAGGCCGGCACCCGCATTACGCAGATGGGCTACGCGGCCGAGGGCGACCTGGACGAGATCGTCAACACCGCGCAAGCCGAGGTGTATGCCGTCACCGAGCAGCGCAGCGCCGGTGAGCCGGGGTCGAAGCTGTCGGTCATCACCGCCCGGGTGATCGACCAGGCCGGTACCCGCCGCGAGGACGAGATGACCGGCGTGCCGACCGGATTCACCGACCTGGACTCCCTGACCCGGGGACTGCAGCCGGGCCAGTTCATCGTGGTGGCCGGCCGGCCTGCTATGGGCAAATCCACGCTAGCCATCGATTTTGCCCGCGCCGCCGCTATCGACCACGGCCGCTCGGTGGCGGTGTTCAGCCTGGAGATGAGCGAGGACGAGATCGGCATGCGGGTGATCTCCGCGCAGGCCCGCGTCGGCCTGCACCACCTGCGGTCCGGGGCGCTCACCGATGACGACTGGCGACGCATCGCCCGTACGGTGCCCGACATCGAAGAGGCCCGGATGCACATTGACGACTCGCCTGGCCTGTCCCTGCCCGACATCCGTACCCGGTGCCGGCGTCTGGCCGCCCGCGACAGCCTGGACCTGGTGATCGTGGACTACCTCCAGCTCGTCACCCCGGCCAGCACCCGGCGCAACTCCTCCCGCCAGGAGGACGTCTCCGACATCTCCCGCAGCCTGAAACTGCTGGCCAAGGAACTCAAAGCACCGGTCATCGGCCTCTCCCAGCTCAACCGCGGCCCCGAGCAACGCCAGGACAGGAAGCCGCAGGTCTCCGACCTGCGCGAGTCCGGCGCGATCGAGAACGACGCCGACATGGTGATCCTGCTGCACCGAGAGGACGCCTACGAGAAGGACTCCCCCCGCGCTGGGGAGGCCGACCTGATCGTCGGTAAGCACCGCAACGGCCCGACAGCCACGATCACGGTCGCCTTCCAAGGTCACTACAGCCGCTTCGTTGACATGGCTGCTACGTGA
- a CDS encoding DUF6919 domain-containing protein: MRARLPWMSLADRRRWRSARTVTDLGQCMADWLEGRIASWPGYQPNFGPDEETADLVPILAAVNHAGYLTTGSQPGLEGPGFDGSHWRQRAAVDGHISDPVLLRAIVNAADTAGLFIGMQDMIPDRTDSGLIVTTVDGEPYTWFGDRLSYRDLRTIWPTIHREAFHAVGTSVHLTLVSPEFGEDGQYLWKVLEEALAAVADLDTSEPACIVCGCTDANPCPGGCAWVAGVQSAALCTACRGQAPDDLTIHVL; encoded by the coding sequence ATGCGTGCACGACTTCCCTGGATGAGCTTGGCGGACCGCCGCCGCTGGCGTAGCGCCCGCACCGTCACCGACCTGGGCCAGTGCATGGCCGACTGGCTGGAGGGACGCATCGCGTCCTGGCCCGGTTACCAGCCCAACTTCGGTCCGGACGAGGAGACCGCCGACCTGGTCCCGATCCTGGCCGCAGTCAACCACGCCGGCTACCTCACCACCGGCTCCCAGCCCGGCCTGGAAGGCCCCGGCTTCGACGGCTCCCACTGGCGGCAGCGCGCCGCGGTCGACGGGCACATCAGCGACCCGGTCCTGCTGCGGGCCATCGTCAACGCCGCCGACACCGCCGGCCTCTTCATCGGGATGCAGGACATGATCCCCGACCGCACCGACTCCGGCCTCATCGTCACCACCGTGGACGGCGAGCCCTACACCTGGTTCGGCGACCGCCTGAGCTACCGCGATCTGCGCACCATCTGGCCGACCATCCACCGCGAGGCCTTCCACGCCGTCGGCACCTCGGTCCACCTGACCCTGGTCAGCCCGGAGTTCGGCGAGGACGGCCAGTACCTCTGGAAGGTCCTGGAGGAGGCCCTGGCCGCGGTCGCCGACCTCGACACCAGCGAGCCCGCGTGCATCGTGTGCGGCTGCACCGACGCCAACCCCTGCCCGGGCGGCTGCGCCTGGGTCGCGGGCGTCCAGTCCGCCGCACTGTGCACCGCCTGCCGGGGCCAGGCCCCGGACGACCTCACCATCCACGTCCTGTAA
- a CDS encoding DNA translocase FtsK codes for MTETYQEGTAAPTRWDDLRVAAELVVSSQFGSTSMLQRKMRLNFSEATAVMNDLEDLEVVGPDNGGRAREVRIRHTDGLAPIFVRIGVEELAESAGNVRTLPSVLHPAAPEATVLPPAPRQDTPAPAPVGMAKVDVTKPAAPAASAPVEGTVVNTGQRLPDDPEGDAPWINPSLRTKEGRRARADYLARQSRRRARRWVSRQRTAHGVLPRAVRGQRRVRRWVIGMEGAKARADLALAHGSVDAARREARSASIAIRDRRAKLATARTAQMEASQAVIVAQSARSRARNIVLTRAAAAYGPVALVDGLMVVEAGGFWGLLAAAAANIIGASFLGRDVELTEDQLAALEAAEAGVPQRMEVGMTPKMFERMVKEALTESLKVSVAQIRVEPHEWGFMVYVWLDRMTPEKISSQLDLLEGCLSARTGSILLQQSAQARNECVIRFPGNDPWRFVPPLPYRAPHSLTTADLHTAQIGADMATKPLALPMSRTNIDIVGKSRSGKSTILRAILDAVTATDDQIIIGIDLGSAGSGFGGLRPAMHAVITNPEDAQRALQWALDIGKGRPALFDQLNMGQNWQTSHKRPGIKIIVDEFPALVRVSRKGYYDEEAKRNVPWELDTMLAELAITSLKSDVTMVIAGQGVTKEKIKDNTWLTELQVQVLAACDVDDVVQILGGGAMAQGWRPDRLLPAMAEQVNDASVAYVMAGAQYCEPIPYRACIESDEELLRRGIERGRAGLVDIDAESAKLSSISLSSLMADSDVQVAAGAQSALITTIRQIFADAGDPAGLSREELADALGQAEPARWSLEEFDGDDEAEQTEARVAAVRAAIDAVLAPTGQTWALEKYSKALPRGYRLRDLKTITGEDSPKS; via the coding sequence ATGACCGAGACCTACCAGGAAGGAACAGCCGCCCCCACCCGTTGGGATGACCTGCGGGTCGCGGCCGAGCTTGTTGTCTCCTCCCAGTTCGGCTCCACCTCGATGCTGCAGCGCAAGATGCGGCTCAACTTCTCCGAGGCCACCGCGGTGATGAACGACCTGGAGGACCTGGAGGTGGTCGGCCCGGACAACGGCGGCCGGGCCAGGGAGGTCCGTATCCGGCACACCGACGGCCTGGCTCCGATCTTCGTCCGGATCGGCGTGGAGGAACTGGCCGAGTCGGCCGGCAACGTCCGCACCCTGCCCAGCGTGCTGCACCCCGCCGCCCCGGAGGCCACTGTCCTCCCGCCGGCGCCCCGCCAGGACACCCCGGCGCCGGCGCCGGTCGGCATGGCCAAGGTCGACGTGACCAAGCCGGCCGCGCCCGCGGCGTCCGCGCCGGTGGAGGGCACGGTCGTCAACACGGGCCAGCGCCTGCCGGACGACCCGGAGGGGGACGCGCCCTGGATCAACCCCTCGCTGCGGACCAAGGAAGGCCGGCGTGCCCGGGCGGACTACCTGGCGCGGCAGAGCCGCCGCCGGGCCCGCCGCTGGGTGTCCCGCCAGCGGACCGCACACGGCGTGCTTCCCCGCGCGGTCCGCGGACAGCGACGAGTACGCCGCTGGGTGATCGGCATGGAGGGCGCGAAGGCGCGCGCCGACCTGGCGCTCGCCCACGGTTCCGTGGACGCCGCGCGCCGGGAGGCCCGCAGCGCTTCGATCGCGATCCGCGACCGCCGGGCCAAGCTGGCCACGGCTAGGACGGCCCAGATGGAGGCATCGCAGGCGGTGATCGTGGCGCAGTCCGCGCGGAGCCGGGCCCGGAACATCGTGCTCACCCGCGCCGCGGCGGCGTACGGGCCGGTCGCGCTGGTCGACGGGCTCATGGTCGTGGAGGCCGGCGGTTTCTGGGGGCTGCTCGCCGCGGCGGCCGCGAACATCATCGGGGCGTCCTTCCTGGGCCGCGACGTGGAACTGACCGAGGACCAGCTCGCCGCGCTCGAGGCGGCCGAGGCCGGTGTCCCGCAGCGCATGGAGGTCGGCATGACGCCGAAGATGTTCGAGCGCATGGTCAAGGAAGCGCTGACCGAGTCCCTGAAGGTGTCCGTCGCGCAGATCCGTGTGGAGCCCCACGAGTGGGGATTCATGGTGTACGTCTGGCTGGACCGGATGACGCCGGAGAAAATCTCCTCCCAGCTCGACCTGCTGGAGGGATGCCTCAGCGCCCGGACCGGCTCGATTCTCCTTCAGCAGTCGGCGCAGGCCCGCAACGAATGCGTAATCCGCTTTCCCGGAAACGATCCGTGGCGATTCGTGCCCCCGCTCCCGTACCGGGCGCCGCATTCGCTGACCACGGCCGATCTGCACACGGCGCAGATCGGCGCGGACATGGCCACCAAGCCGCTCGCGCTGCCGATGTCCCGCACGAACATCGACATCGTCGGCAAGTCCCGCTCGGGCAAGTCCACGATCCTGCGGGCGATCCTGGACGCGGTCACCGCAACCGACGACCAGATCATCATCGGCATCGACCTCGGCAGTGCTGGCAGCGGATTCGGCGGGCTGCGGCCCGCCATGCACGCGGTGATCACCAACCCCGAGGACGCGCAGCGCGCCCTGCAGTGGGCGCTGGACATCGGCAAGGGCCGCCCCGCCCTGTTCGACCAGCTCAACATGGGCCAGAACTGGCAGACCTCCCACAAGCGCCCCGGCATCAAGATCATCGTGGATGAGTTCCCGGCGCTGGTCCGCGTGAGCCGCAAGGGCTACTACGACGAGGAGGCCAAGCGGAACGTGCCGTGGGAGCTGGACACCATGCTCGCCGAACTCGCCATCACCAGCCTCAAGTCCGACGTCACGATGGTCATCGCAGGCCAGGGTGTCACCAAGGAGAAGATCAAGGACAACACGTGGCTGACCGAGCTGCAGGTGCAGGTCCTGGCCGCGTGCGACGTGGACGACGTCGTGCAGATCCTCGGCGGCGGCGCCATGGCGCAGGGTTGGCGCCCGGACCGGCTGCTGCCGGCCATGGCAGAGCAGGTCAACGACGCCTCCGTGGCGTACGTGATGGCAGGCGCGCAGTATTGCGAGCCCATCCCGTACCGGGCGTGCATCGAGTCGGATGAGGAGCTGCTGCGCCGCGGCATCGAGCGCGGCCGGGCGGGCCTGGTCGACATCGACGCGGAGTCGGCGAAGCTCAGCTCGATCAGCCTGTCGAGCCTGATGGCCGACTCCGACGTCCAGGTCGCCGCCGGCGCGCAGTCCGCGCTGATCACCACCATCCGGCAGATTTTCGCCGACGCGGGCGACCCGGCCGGCCTGTCCCGGGAGGAGCTGGCCGACGCGCTCGGCCAGGCCGAGCCCGCCCGGTGGTCGCTGGAGGAGTTCGACGGCGACGACGAGGCGGAGCAGACCGAGGCGCGGGTCGCCGCGGTCCGGGCAGCGATCGACGCGGTCCTGGCCCCCACCGGCCAGACGTGGGCGCTGGAGAAGTACAGCAAGGCCCTGCCCCGCGGGTACCGCCTCCGCGACCTCAAAACGATCACCGGTGAGGACTCCCCCAAGTCCTGA
- a CDS encoding DUF6197 family protein, whose protein sequence is MRHAKEAATNWVQSDFCAQAKGATDAATVTLPTAVPATFRSAAALAAAVDEAFAEALQELLGADAGADALQVGAEAEAYLKSLSPAEPAPPSRPFGLPNIDTLIRAAGIATGPSLPDPRVPSPTAQLMRQTAKTGGRLAGRAAWWLLKTTAYVTAVVIRKVIVTAGELLFGTTTQPQQAPVPPAPRGTGRVIAPSDFLRATSAEIERRGWTQYAMEDMHGRVCMLGAERALIQSGTGTWRTARNANDHIRAVTGSRSVPAWNDSLRRYESQIHAALLTAAARARAAGE, encoded by the coding sequence GTGAGACACGCCAAGGAAGCAGCGACAAACTGGGTCCAGAGCGACTTCTGCGCCCAGGCCAAGGGCGCGACCGACGCCGCCACGGTGACCTTGCCCACCGCTGTGCCCGCCACGTTCCGGTCCGCGGCCGCCCTGGCCGCGGCCGTGGACGAGGCATTCGCCGAAGCTCTCCAGGAGCTGCTCGGTGCCGACGCCGGCGCGGACGCGCTGCAGGTCGGCGCCGAGGCCGAGGCGTACCTGAAGAGCCTGAGCCCCGCCGAACCGGCGCCGCCCAGCCGCCCGTTCGGCCTGCCCAACATTGACACCCTCATCCGCGCGGCCGGCATCGCCACCGGCCCGAGCCTGCCCGACCCCCGTGTCCCATCGCCCACCGCCCAGCTCATGAGGCAGACCGCGAAAACCGGCGGACGGCTCGCCGGGCGTGCCGCCTGGTGGCTGCTCAAAACCACGGCATACGTCACCGCCGTGGTGATCCGCAAAGTCATCGTCACCGCCGGGGAGCTGCTGTTCGGCACGACCACGCAGCCGCAGCAGGCGCCGGTCCCGCCGGCGCCGCGCGGCACCGGCCGGGTCATCGCCCCCAGCGACTTCCTGCGGGCCACCAGCGCTGAGATCGAGCGCCGCGGCTGGACGCAGTACGCGATGGAGGACATGCACGGCCGGGTCTGCATGCTCGGCGCCGAACGGGCGCTGATCCAGTCCGGCACCGGCACGTGGCGCACCGCACGTAACGCCAACGATCACATCCGCGCCGTCACCGGCTCCCGCTCCGTACCCGCCTGGAACGACAGCCTGCGCCGCTACGAGTCCCAGATCCACGCCGCCCTGCTGACCGCCGCGGCTCGCGCCCGCGCCGCCGGCGAATAG
- a CDS encoding HIT family protein — MKTCVFCAIVAGEAPALIVREWPDALAVRPRSGGVHPGHVFVLPRVHVEDASTDPDVTAAVMRRAAELMADHPAANIITSKGEAATQSVYHLHIHVVPREVGDGLPLPWTPQHAARAAAEKGEIQ; from the coding sequence GTGAAGACCTGCGTCTTCTGCGCGATCGTCGCCGGGGAGGCCCCGGCCCTCATCGTGCGCGAGTGGCCTGACGCCCTCGCGGTCCGCCCGCGCAGTGGCGGCGTCCACCCGGGCCACGTCTTCGTCCTACCGCGAGTTCACGTCGAGGACGCCAGCACCGACCCGGACGTGACCGCCGCGGTGATGCGCCGGGCCGCTGAGCTGATGGCCGACCACCCCGCCGCGAACATCATCACCAGCAAAGGGGAAGCGGCGACTCAGAGCGTCTACCACCTGCACATCCACGTGGTGCCCAGGGAGGTCGGCGACGGACTGCCGCTGCCCTGGACCCCGCAGCACGCTGCCCGAGCGGCGGCGGAGAAAGGGGAAATCCAGTGA
- a CDS encoding DUF2637 domain-containing protein has product MSTTMSYREQQRADRAAEREQAREDARVRAEAEADLRRLDIEAEAKRREADRLDAAARAEAARAAEELKARQDTERREQQRLAKLAADKERAKAKAKARAERRERRAAAVKAVPAWLAEHLDLAAALVVMGCSIIPALISQAASLSDTGITSSMGWAGGLLVALLPVMLECSAWAATAGEAKAMKSRRSPWPYRIAVYVFASLAAWINWQHGQNVGGDQYGTLLGSVLAASSVVPIAVWQLVQVGRHREFKDEMRRARQHDRDVKATREARQKELPEVWATAVQLRAIAGHHNLTDEDAWHAAYAVHEGAGDDVLDPKLLVLLSTELIGLRADAEDRLALVLADLSAARGRRLEASAGLFKKDSEGSVNGAAKGSATPPTPVARRVQTGLLDSLGRPLYQTVSPQINPSIPPSAHTSETAPARTRGTTPAPARKARAKKPARTLSSGARKAAAHTARTSSPEERVTLDAWLADEFRDGRGHTWQDVRDKTLALREEAGIKGTQDPSRSWCYARIAAAQKSTGIRIDVTSDQKASA; this is encoded by the coding sequence ATGAGCACGACCATGTCGTACCGCGAGCAGCAGCGCGCGGACCGTGCGGCCGAGCGTGAGCAGGCCCGCGAGGACGCGAGAGTGCGGGCCGAGGCCGAGGCGGACCTGCGGCGTCTGGACATTGAGGCCGAGGCGAAGCGGCGCGAGGCCGACCGTCTGGACGCGGCCGCTCGGGCCGAGGCCGCACGGGCGGCGGAGGAGCTGAAGGCCCGCCAGGACACCGAGCGCCGCGAGCAGCAGCGTCTGGCGAAACTGGCGGCCGACAAGGAGAGGGCCAAAGCGAAGGCGAAGGCCCGCGCCGAGCGCCGCGAGCGCCGGGCGGCGGCGGTCAAGGCGGTGCCGGCCTGGCTGGCGGAGCACCTGGACCTGGCGGCCGCGCTGGTGGTCATGGGGTGCAGCATCATCCCCGCCCTGATCTCCCAGGCCGCGTCCCTGTCGGACACCGGGATCACGTCGTCCATGGGCTGGGCCGGCGGTCTCCTGGTCGCCCTGCTGCCAGTGATGCTTGAGTGCAGCGCTTGGGCGGCGACGGCCGGCGAGGCCAAGGCGATGAAGTCCCGCCGTTCGCCGTGGCCGTACCGGATTGCCGTCTACGTGTTCGCGTCGCTCGCGGCGTGGATCAACTGGCAGCACGGTCAGAACGTCGGTGGCGACCAGTACGGGACGCTGCTCGGCAGTGTGCTGGCCGCGTCGTCCGTCGTGCCGATCGCGGTCTGGCAGCTCGTCCAGGTCGGCCGGCACCGGGAGTTCAAGGACGAGATGCGTCGGGCCCGGCAGCACGACCGGGATGTCAAGGCGACGCGTGAGGCCCGCCAGAAGGAACTGCCCGAGGTGTGGGCGACGGCGGTCCAACTGCGCGCGATCGCCGGGCATCACAATCTGACGGACGAGGATGCCTGGCACGCCGCCTACGCGGTGCACGAGGGTGCCGGCGACGACGTGCTCGACCCCAAGCTGCTGGTGCTGCTGTCCACCGAACTGATCGGTCTTCGGGCCGATGCGGAGGACCGTCTGGCGCTGGTTCTGGCCGACCTGAGCGCGGCGCGTGGACGGCGTCTTGAGGCGTCCGCCGGACTGTTCAAGAAGGACTCCGAGGGGTCCGTGAACGGGGCCGCGAAGGGGTCCGCAACCCCCCCTACGCCGGTCGCGCGAAGGGTCCAGACGGGCCTCCTGGACAGCCTCGGGAGGCCCCTGTATCAGACGGTATCTCCGCAGATCAACCCGTCTATCCCCCCGTCCGCACACACGTCTGAAACCGCGCCCGCGCGGACGCGCGGTACCACGCCCGCCCCCGCGCGTAAGGCGCGCGCGAAGAAGCCCGCGCGGACGCTGTCGTCCGGCGCGCGGAAGGCGGCGGCGCACACCGCGCGGACGTCCTCGCCGGAGGAGCGGGTAACCCTGGACGCCTGGCTCGCGGACGAGTTCAGGGACGGTCGCGGACACACCTGGCAGGACGTCCGGGACAAGACGCTGGCACTCCGTGAGGAGGCCGGGATCAAGGGCACCCAGGACCCGAGCCGCTCCTGGTGCTACGCCCGGATCGCCGCCGCTCAGAAGTCCACCGGCATCCGCATCGACGTCACCTCTGACCAGAAGGCGAGCGCGTGA
- a CDS encoding nucleoside 2-deoxyribosyltransferase domain-containing protein, with product MARELLPAPSSPSVFLAGPTPDKSAPVPSWRPAAAAALDAQWTGDQPLTVLSPESRNGERADRYETQVDWETDARAAAMAILFWIPRDLRTLPGMTTNVEFGLDVSSGRAVLGCPPDCPNPERNRYLIYVARRHSVPVCETLPDTAAAALALVGAACSR from the coding sequence ATGGCCCGCGAACTCCTCCCGGCCCCGTCATCCCCGTCCGTGTTCCTCGCCGGACCCACGCCGGACAAGAGCGCCCCGGTACCGTCCTGGCGGCCCGCTGCCGCGGCGGCCCTGGACGCGCAGTGGACCGGCGACCAACCGCTGACCGTGCTGAGTCCCGAGTCCCGGAACGGCGAGCGCGCCGACCGGTACGAAACGCAAGTCGACTGGGAGACCGACGCCCGCGCGGCGGCGATGGCGATCCTGTTCTGGATCCCCCGCGACCTGCGCACCCTCCCGGGGATGACCACCAACGTGGAATTCGGCCTGGACGTCAGCAGCGGCAGGGCGGTGCTGGGCTGCCCGCCCGACTGTCCCAACCCCGAGAGGAACAGGTACCTGATCTACGTCGCCCGCCGTCACAGCGTGCCCGTCTGCGAGACGCTTCCTGACACCGCGGCCGCCGCCCTCGCCTTGGTCGGTGCCGCGTGCTCCCGGTAG
- a CDS encoding GNAT family N-acetyltransferase, which yields MSVSSRPRALYLRIADQIRAQISDGSLREGDRLPTEAEIAASWDTTRTTAVKGLGVLINEGLIVSQRPRGHFVRARRPMVYRPQAEFRRRPLTSEMDAFVAQLSDEGRVATQKIEVSIIKPTTEVRDRLRLAEGELTAVRRRVRYIDGVPYNTNDSYFPLDLVQGSEIMDPADITRGANTVLAELGYPQVRAIDEIHVRMPTPEEVERLHLGPGTAVASHVTTGYTASGRPVRTVINCLPGDRHVITYERAKPPISGQLVIRPASEADLDTVTSLWTGAASWLGKRGIDQWQYAPRLERIVQNIEAGECFLVEDQGVPVATITVDDHPDPDFWTSEEAEEPAVYVHRMVVRRDSSGHELGGAMLDWASQMAADQGARWVRLDAWRENQQLQEFYASRGFEHLRTVTVEGRGSGALFQRRAGDVRGAGPQLITLSPDQGTD from the coding sequence ATGTCAGTTAGCAGCAGGCCGCGGGCGCTCTACCTTCGGATCGCCGACCAGATTCGTGCGCAGATCAGTGATGGCTCGTTGCGCGAGGGCGACCGACTTCCGACGGAAGCGGAGATCGCGGCTAGCTGGGACACGACTCGCACGACGGCGGTCAAGGGTCTGGGCGTGCTGATCAACGAGGGGCTGATCGTCTCGCAGCGACCGCGCGGGCACTTCGTGCGCGCCAGGAGGCCGATGGTCTATCGCCCGCAAGCGGAGTTCAGGCGGCGACCCCTAACATCCGAGATGGACGCTTTTGTCGCACAGTTGAGCGACGAAGGGCGCGTGGCGACCCAGAAGATCGAAGTGTCGATCATCAAGCCCACCACCGAGGTCCGGGATCGGCTCCGCCTGGCGGAGGGGGAGTTGACAGCAGTTCGTCGGCGCGTCAGGTACATCGACGGAGTGCCTTACAACACCAACGACAGCTACTTCCCGCTCGACCTGGTCCAGGGCAGCGAGATCATGGATCCGGCAGACATCACACGCGGAGCCAACACTGTGCTGGCCGAGCTGGGATACCCGCAGGTGAGGGCCATCGATGAGATCCACGTGCGTATGCCGACTCCGGAGGAAGTCGAGAGACTCCACCTTGGCCCCGGCACGGCCGTGGCCTCGCATGTGACGACCGGTTACACGGCAAGCGGCAGACCTGTGCGGACGGTCATCAACTGCCTCCCTGGCGACCGCCATGTGATCACGTACGAGCGGGCCAAACCTCCTATAAGCGGACAGCTCGTCATCCGACCTGCCAGCGAGGCAGACCTCGACACGGTGACCTCGCTTTGGACTGGCGCCGCCTCTTGGCTCGGCAAGCGCGGGATCGATCAGTGGCAGTACGCGCCGCGGTTGGAACGCATCGTGCAGAACATCGAGGCGGGCGAGTGCTTCCTGGTCGAGGACCAGGGTGTGCCGGTCGCCACCATCACGGTGGATGACCATCCGGACCCGGACTTCTGGACGAGCGAAGAGGCAGAGGAGCCGGCCGTGTACGTACACCGGATGGTCGTCCGCCGGGACAGCAGCGGGCACGAGCTGGGTGGCGCCATGTTGGACTGGGCGAGTCAGATGGCGGCCGACCAAGGGGCCCGCTGGGTGCGCTTGGACGCATGGCGCGAGAACCAGCAGCTCCAAGAGTTCTACGCGAGCAGGGGCTTTGAGCACCTCAGAACCGTCACGGTCGAAGGGCGCGGAAGCGGCGCTCTCTTCCAACGACGCGCTGGTGACGTGCGGGGAGCCGGACCGCAACTGATCACACTGTCCCCCGACCAAGGCACCGACTGA
- a CDS encoding RRQRL motif-containing zinc-binding protein: MTRRPRLVDRKHADGFPTYTWKTAPDGLSTKDQLKSRGLRPGGPIVAQIKWRSKKRHGNYRHAWLYETDLALPKQPMTPAKWEAVGKALRARRICPECGVEKHYTISTKYKACNECMPPEYAAAA, encoded by the coding sequence ATGACCCGTCGCCCCCGACTCGTTGACCGCAAGCACGCCGACGGCTTCCCGACGTACACGTGGAAGACCGCCCCGGACGGACTGTCGACCAAGGACCAGCTCAAGAGCCGCGGACTGAGGCCCGGCGGTCCCATCGTCGCCCAGATCAAGTGGCGGTCGAAGAAGCGCCACGGGAACTACCGGCACGCCTGGCTGTACGAGACCGACCTGGCCCTGCCCAAGCAGCCGATGACGCCGGCGAAGTGGGAGGCCGTGGGCAAGGCGCTGCGCGCCCGGCGGATCTGCCCGGAGTGCGGTGTGGAGAAGCACTACACGATCAGCACGAAGTACAAGGCCTGCAACGAGTGCATGCCCCCGGAGTACGCCGCAGCAGCCTGA